The Thermoanaerobaculia bacterium genome includes a window with the following:
- a CDS encoding HAMP domain-containing protein — protein sequence MRTGSDGRSSTRQNGGSIGKQALRKLAAEVPEESRGKGNGNGEGSGKLDGRTLLAALTSFRRGDFSVRLSEAGGGEDLKIAEVFNEVVEMNERLARELERVARVVGKEGRLHQRAALPDARGSWNASLECVNNLIGDLVHPTTETARVIGAVAKGDLSQSMALEKEGRPLEGEFLRTARTVNTMVDQLSSFAAEVTRVARE from the coding sequence ATGAGAACGGGGAGCGACGGGCGTTCGTCCACCCGCCAGAACGGCGGTTCGATCGGCAAGCAGGCTTTGCGGAAGCTCGCGGCCGAGGTTCCCGAAGAGTCCCGGGGAAAGGGAAACGGGAACGGCGAGGGGTCCGGCAAACTCGACGGCCGCACCCTTCTCGCGGCCCTGACGAGTTTCCGCCGGGGCGACTTCTCCGTCCGGCTGTCCGAGGCGGGCGGGGGCGAAGATCTGAAGATCGCCGAGGTCTTCAACGAAGTGGTCGAGATGAACGAGCGGCTCGCGCGCGAGCTCGAGCGGGTGGCGCGCGTCGTCGGAAAGGAGGGGCGCCTCCACCAGCGAGCGGCCCTCCCCGACGCCCGCGGCTCGTGGAACGCTTCTCTCGAATGCGTCAACAACCTGATCGGCGACCTCGTCCACCCGACGACGGAAACGGCCCGCGTGATCGGCGCCGTCGCGAAGGGCGACCTCTCCCAGAGCATGGCGCTCGAAAAGGAGGGGCGCCCGCTCGAAGGCGAATTCCTCCGCACCGCGCGGACGGTGAACACGATGGTGGACCAGCTGTCGTCGTTCGCGGCCGAGGTGACGCGCGTGGCGCGCGAGG
- a CDS encoding PRC-barrel domain-containing protein has product MAEKPRVLSASTLSGDPVRNNRGDDLGKIEDLMIDLENGQVAYAVLSFGGVFGIGDKLFAVPWKAMTVDTDRHCFLLDVPKERLKDAPGFDKDNWPDITDTAWSTQVNSFYGTKPYRENRF; this is encoded by the coding sequence GTGGCAGAGAAACCGAGAGTTCTTTCCGCCTCGACGCTTTCGGGCGACCCGGTCCGAAACAACCGGGGGGACGATCTCGGGAAGATTGAAGACCTGATGATCGATCTCGAGAACGGCCAGGTGGCGTATGCGGTCCTTTCCTTCGGCGGGGTCTTCGGAATCGGCGACAAGCTGTTCGCGGTTCCCTGGAAGGCCATGACCGTCGACACGGACCGCCACTGCTTCCTGCTCGACGTCCCGAAGGAACGCCTCAAGGACGCTCCGGGATTCGACAAGGACAACTGGCCCGACATCACCGACACCGCCTGGAGCACTCAGGTCAACTCGTTCTACGGCACCAAACCTTACCGGGAAAATCGCTTTTAG